The DNA sequence GGGCCCTCACTCTTGAGCCTGACCAGCCCCCCTGCCTGTCTCTCTTGGCTTTCCCTGGGCAGCCGTGGCTCCATATTGGACGTCCCcggaaaagatggaaaagaaattgCATGCAGTGCCAGCTGCTAAGACAGTGAAGTTCAAGTGCCCTTCCAGTGGGACTCCTAACCCTACACTGCGCTGGCTGAAAAATGGCAAAGAATTCAAACCTGACCACAGGATCGGAGGCTACAAGGTACGTGTATATGTGAAAGTTAGAGTAAGAGGAACAGGACAGGGTGACTTAGAAAATCCTCATTGTGCGCcgttaattgttttaaataatgctttctaaaagtaataatataaaatataaatatatattttatataattttataatataaaatataaaaataataaaagtaatgcattttagaaaattttgaaatacaaaaaaagtgcaaataatgtgaaatttttttcagtcttttttatatgtatgtggTTTTTACATAGTCGATCACattgtatatataatttcttGTCAGTCCTTAACATTAAAACATGAGTCTTTTGCCAAGcgtttgaaagataatttttcatggctgcataatattctattatcTCAATGTCCCATAATTTAATAAACAATTTGGGGATATtagttattttctaatttttcactattttcaaataatgttgCCATGAATATCTGTGTACTCAAATCTCTGTCagcatttttaaacattcttcCTTAGGAAACATTGCTAGAAGTGAAGTTACTGGATCTAAGTATAAGCATTTTTTAAGCCTTTGATGagtattacttaatttttttccccctggtaaTTAGgtaattttgttcattcatttacctaTTCATTTATTACCTGGCCATTTCTTGAACACATCTTTCCAGGAAGTATACTAGGCAGTAGAGTTCAAAGTACAACAGGATGACATAAAATCTCACTGTGCTGTTTGCTCTAAGGGAGGATGATGTGGGTAATGAGTTGGGGTGTGATTTTATCATGATAACAATTACTTtcttaaaagggaaaattaatttgCCCTCCCTTGGCAGAATATGGGAATGACAAGCTCACTATACCTTTGCCAACAAATTTGATAGATGAAAGTATCTCATTGTTCTCTTGTGTGTTATTTTGCTTATTAACAAACTTAGAATTTTCGTGTGTTAATAAGTGATTTTGATTTCCTATTATGTCcattgtctgttcatgtccttgcCCATGTACATTTCTAGGAAGAACACCTTCATTGTAATCCCTTCTTTAGAGTCTCTGATCAGCCTTATaatccttcttcctctcccatctcaCCCAACTGCTCTTTTCTCATTAATCTTGTATAAGAAAAGCAGAGGAGATCAGAAAAAATAGGGAAACATTTTAAGTTAATTCACCAAACACTTAGCTGCTCTTTTCTCATTAATCTTGTATGAGAAAAGCAGGGGAAATCAGTAGAAAcagggaaacattttaaattaattcaccaaacacttactgtatgccaggcactgttatgaGGGTAGGAGGCAGCCCTCCTGCCCTAATCATTTCCAGTCTCCTGGGAGGGAGACGTCCCTGAGCACTGCCATGAGGAGCAGCCTGTGATCAGTGCTTCatcagggggagggagggacaggaggaCAGTTCAGACTGGAGATGGGGCCGGAGGAGATGGTTTTGGGAATGAGATGTCAAAGGCAGACAGGGCCAGACTCTCGGCAGGAGCTGTTCCAGCACAGGAACGGCGTGGACAGCGGTGCAGAGCTGGGAGAGTCCCCGCTGTACTTGGGAGAGTGCAGTGGCATGTTTGTCCAGATCACAGGCAGCCTTGGCTGTTGTGGGCAGACTTCAGAGTTCCTCACACCTGTCTGCCAGTTTCCTGAGGTGGTTTTTCAGAGTGTGAATGGGCTAGGAGCGGGCAGGCTGGACTCATTGTGCAGCAGGGGCTGCCTACTCTGTACTCTGATGGGAGGGTAAGTGCCACAGGGTGCCAACGCTCTCTGCTCTGATTGGAGGGTGAGTGCCACAGGGCACCCACTCTCTCTGCTCTGATTGGAGGATGAGTGCCACAGGGCGCCAACGCTCTCTGCTCTGATTGGAGGATGAGTGCCACAGGGCGCCAACGCTCTCTGCTCTGATTGGAGGGTAAGTGCCACAGGGTGCCAATGCTGTCACAAGGCTTCAGCCTCGTTTTCCTACACACCCTCAATGGAGCCCTTGTCATGTTTCTCCTCAGGTCCGTTATGCCACGTGGAGCATCATAATGGACTCGGTGGTGCCCTCTGACAAGGGCAACTATACCTGCATCGTGGAGAACGAGTATGGCAGCATTAACCACACCTACCAGCTCGACGTCGTGGGTAAGAAGGCGCAGGGACAAGGAGCTTAGAGGACAGAGCAGGGGCTTTAAGAAACAGCCATGGGGTCCAGGTTTACTTAGGGATAGCGTCAGGAGGGTGATGACATTTATGAGCTCTGTCACCTTCCTCTTGTGTGCCTTGCTTTTCTCACCTTTAAATAGAATTGAGAGGATCAGACAGTACTGCCACTCCTCATAAAGTGAAAGATGCTGTGACAGTCTCCTGCAAAACGTGGCTGGATGCGTGATGTTGAATTTAGCGTAATAATAGCTATTGCTTTGTGAATGCCCGTAGTATGCAAGGTGCTTTAAGTACGCCACTCACCAGCAATGCGTACACACCCCTGCAAGATGGGCACTATTATTCCCACTATACAGAAGAgcaaactgagtctcagagaggtcaGACATGAGTTAATGCAGAACTTCAGGCTCGTGCTGATTCTACCGCGTCGTATGAGACACTAAGAAGAACATCACACTTCTAGCTGCTGTTCCTGCAGCCTGTTCTTTCTAGAGGGTCTGAATCTCGTTCTCTAGAAATCTTTAGGTAAAGAGTTGCACAGCTAGCATTCTTTCTTGGTTTTGAGGATATGGTGTGAAAGGAGCTCCTGGTCCAGGAGCTGTGGAATAGGATCTGAGATTCGGCATTTCCagcaagctcccaggagatgctggtGCTACTGCTTTTGGACCACGCTTTGAACAGCAAGAGTCTAAGTGACTGTCATTTTAGTTAGGGAGAGGTAGGCTGAGCTGAGGTCTGGGAGTGTGACTACGTTATACGGTTCTCCACTGAGGCAGGAGAGACTTCTTATGTCTGTGAACATGGACCATGGCCTTGAGGAAGAGGTTCCTAATAGCTTAGGACCTGAGGAGAGTGTCCCTTCTCCAGCTCAGGTGTGAGGGGGTACAGCtcagcagaggccccaggaaaAGTGCACGCCCATCGCTAGGAAAGCCAAGGGGGAGCGTACTTCTCTTTGGTGGTCTTCGGGATGCCCTCACTCAGCATCCCAGCCAGGAGCAGGccacagcagggcctgatgagcctctcctctcccttcctccacagaGCGGTCTCCTCACCGGCCCATCCTGCAGGCAGGGTTGCCTGCCAACAAGACAGTGGCCCTGGGCAGTAATGTGGAGTTCATGTGTAAGGTGTACAGTGACCCACAGCCCCACATCCAGTGGCTAAAGCACATCGAGGTGAATGGGAGTAAGATTGGCCCGGACAACCTTCCGTATGTCCAGATCTTGAAGGTAATCTTGGCCCCGGTCTCCATGGGCTGGGTGCTGAGAAGGAGAGCTGGATCTCCCGGGGCCCAAGGTGCTGTGGTCAGGCTCAGCACCCGCGACTAGGACTCATCCCCTACCCTTCAGGCACATGCTCTGTCTTAACTAGGGACCGAGCCACATTCTTCAAGACTAGTGACAGGTCACAGAGTAGAGGTGCAATGGGAACAGAGGGCGAGGGGTGGGCATTGCTGGTTTCTAAAGAGCTTTGAGAGTGACTTTGCTTGGGCTTTGGGGTCAACTGTTCAAGGAAGGCCTTTGGACTCCTGCTTTTCCACTGCCAGCATCAAAGCCTTTCCAGCAAGCGTTTATCAGTCACTGCCCTGCTTCCCAGGTCACATTCTTTCTGGCAAGTGGGGCGAATGATAAAGGCACAGCTTAGGTAGCCTTGGAAAAGCAAATGCCACCGGTAAATTCTAAGCAGTAACAGGAGTAatggcattttcttcctttttcctctcactCCCAGACTTTGATTGTCCCTGAATGCTCCATTAATCCAGGGAAGGTAATTGCCTAATTCTCCAGTGGATCTTGCAACAGGAAGTaaccagaagctgggaaagttGTTTACCTCCAGGTCCCAGAGTCAGAACTCATCCTCCCCTGGCTTGGCTGTCCCAAAGATTTACTGCCCATCCCTTCTCTTTGCTACTGGTGCTGAAACTGCTGTGTAGGAAATGGGGCCGTGGCCTTGGGCCTTGGCCACTGTCTCCATTCACAATCCCTCCTCTAGTGCTGGAGGAGTAGGTTTAACACAAACAGAACAGTTGATGGgggcagagatttttttcttaagtttattttccAGTCACATGCTTTGGACGTTTGAAGTTGGCGTGTTTTGTCCTAGTAAAAAGGGAAGGGTGATAAATCTCACTTAACGACTCCCTTGCTTTCACTCCCTGGGCCTGCCTTAATGTTACACAAGAGCAAAGTATGGCCACATCTCAGTGTTTCCCCAACTGATTGGCATGTCGTTGGTTTGTTCCAGCATTCGGGGATTAATAGCTCGGATGCGGAGGTGCTGACCCTGTTCAATGTGACAGAGGCCCAGAGCGGGGAGTATGTGTGTAAGGTTTCCAATTATATTGGTGAAGCTAACCAGTCTGCGTGGCTCACTGTCACCAGACCTGTGGCGAAAGGTAATGGGGAGCTGGAGGGGGCCCTGTGCTGGGAGTTTGATTTAGGCCCCATGctgctggggcaggtgggggagcCAGCGCCCAACTCTCCGTTATCCTGCTGTATTCCTAGAGCCCAGAGCCATGGAAAAATCCCCGGCCTGGGAGGCTGGTTTGGTTTGGTACTGTGTTGGTGTCTGCTCCCTCTGTGCCTTCTGTGTCTTCCTTGGCTGCGTGTGCACCGTGGGGACAGTCTTGCTGCGTTATGAATGATTCTGCAGACTGAAGGTGGAGTGGTGGATGAGAGAAGGGACCAGGCAGTCTCTTGCAAACTAAGTGTGTGCaggctgtgtgtgagtgtgtgtgtgtgtgtgagtgagtgtgacCGAAGCACCCTTCCATCCCTTCTGTGTGTGCCTTCTGACTTTCTTTACCTGAAACCAAACAGCTCCCCTACCTGCCGGGCCCCATTTCTCCATGCTGCCCACTGCCCGCATGCTTGGATGGGCCAGGGGCTGCCAGCAGCTGGTGAAGGGTCGTAACCCGCCATCGTCATCTCATCTCAGGTCTGCCGGAGTTCCTCCCTCAGGGTCTCACTCTCTTCCTCTAACAGGTCTCGCTGCCTGGTGGGTTTTGTCTGTTCGTTGTTGCAAAGGAGACGCTGGGGAGCATTTCTTCctctggtttttttcccccttctctttctctctccctttctctgtgtctctgagaGGTCTCATGTCCTGTGCTTGTCCATTTTGCTTCCGTTGTCTCTTCTAGACTGCCGGAGTTAATACCACCGACAAAGAGATGGAAGTGCTTCACTTAAGGAATGTCTCCTTTGAGGACGCGGGGGAGTATACGTGCTTGGCGGGTAACTCTATCGGACTCTCCCATCACTCTGCATGGTTGACCGTTCTGGAAGGTATACACTGTACTTCTCCTCTCGGTGTCCTGCCCTCACCACGGGCACGGGGGGAGCATGCATTGCAGGGCTGCGGGAGACAGAGCCGGGAGAGGTAGATGGACGGGCTCCATGGGCCCGCAGGCGGCTCCAGCAGTTTGTCCAGCCTGGAGGGTCGAATCCCCTCGGCTCACACGGGAGCTTTCCTCGTTTTGCAGGAACACGGAGGCCTCCACCTGCACACCTGCATCTCGCTCTCCCCTTAGCCAGTGCAATGCATGCCTGGGATCTGGATTTAACCTGCAGCCGGGCTCTCCTCCAGGCAGGCTCCTTCCATCCTTCGGTCCAGCAGCCTGCCTTAACTTGTTGGATCCTTTTTGCCAGCCCCCAAAGTCTCAGGAAGGGCCCCCACTCCTCCTCTAGCTGAATGTAGGCACTCTGTAAGGAGGGACTCACTGCTTGCAAGGAACAGTGTTGGTCCACCCTCCAATACTGCTGTCTTCTGACCTCGGAGGAGGAGAGGTTCCTCTAGACGGTGAACTTGAGCTGCTTCAAGTGGGGCCTGTCTCAGGCAGCCACGGGGGCCTTGGTGGTGCCCCTTTATCCTCTTTGGCTACTGGCATTTCTCCTCTCCCAGGAGGGGAGGTCTGTGTGTCgggccaggaaggaaggaaggagcctgCAGCCTGCTCAGGGTGGCGGGCCGGTGACTGCAGGGCTGGAGCTGGTTGTTGCTGTGTCTctgagtgtcctgcatgtgggtCTGGGTGCTGTGCTGTCCTTGTCACTGCTGACactgtcctcttctcttctctctcctcctctgtcctgcTTGCCCAACAGGGTCTGATAACGCCCCTGCTTGAGGCTGAGAAGCGTTCTGTTTTTGTCACTGTCACTGTCTTTGTCTCGTGTGTGCTCCCAGTCACTTGTCTTCGTTTCTCATaactggggaaagagaaaaacagaaacacttCTCTTTGTTATCAGCTCTGCCGCCTCCTTGTCAGGCCTCGGGAACTGGTCTTGGGGCTCAGTCGGGTCATACCTGGGGCCTCTCTGGGGAAGTCCCGGATTGCCTGCCTCTGTGGCTGGTGTCTTCTGAAGGGAAGGATTGGGAGGAGAGCTGTGGAAGGAAGAGGGGCGTTGGCACTGGTGGGGAAGGCGTGTTGTGTGCAGCCGGCGCTGCCAGTGTTGGATGTAAACCCTGCTGGCGTCTTGTGTGGGAGGGAAAGGTGGACTGAACTGGATGGGCTCCTGTGGGAATGGGGTGAATTCTAGTTGGAAGGTGGCAGATGAGAATAAAacaaccccccctccccccccaccacaTTTCCTTCTTCAGTTTTAGGAGTTAGGGCCTGTGAGTAGAATTCTTAAGAACTGCAGAAAAGTTTACATTTTCATCTAGAACAGTCCAGACATGCTTGGAAATTGTCAGTTTTGCCTGTGGTTTGGCTTGGTGTAAATATTTACATGTCTGACGTGACACAGATGACATATGTGAAAGGTGAGATATTAAGTTAGGACACAGacacttcttttcctccctccctcatttgCCCTCATTCTGTGAGTGCCACTACATGCCAGGCGCTGTGGCCTACGGAAATGAATaaggccccatccccaccctcaaGGCACTTAGGGACTATTAGGGACAAAATACTCATAAACAGTTCATTGTCCCCATGTGACAGGTGTATGCACACAGTGCTGAGACACTGCAGAGAAGAGCCATGTGTCAGTGAAGAGACTGGAAAAGGCCCCTGCAGGGCACCTGGGGCCTGTCTAGCCCAGCAGTGCAGCTGGGCAAGAAGGCCTCCTGAATTAATGAGGATGAGCCTCGTGTAGCAGCGTTGTTCTATCCATCCCTCTTGAGGGGTTCAAGAAAGGATCAGGAAGCCTCAAAGACCCCAGGTGTCTGATCCACTCAGTGCTGGAACCCCAATCCTAGCTAGGACCTGGTTTGGTTCTTCTCTGCCCTAAAGATTcccagaggaaaagagatgggTATTGTTTTTCTTATGGAGCTGGGACCCTAGTGGACTGGGCCCCCAGAGCCTGCTAACACCCTGTTCACACTGACTCAGCCCTGGAAGAGAGACCCGCGGTGATGACCTCGCCCCTGTACCTGGAGATCATCATCTATTGCACGGGGGCCTTCCTCATCTCCTGCATGGTGGGCTCTGTCATCATCTACAAGATGAAGAGTGGCACCAAGAAGAGTGACTTCCACAGCCAGATGGCCGTGCACAAGCTGGCCAAGAGCATCCCTCTGCGCAGACAGGTAACAGAAAGTAGATAGGGGATTTGCACGCTCTGCCTCACCTTCCCTCCCTGTGTGCCCAGGGGCTTCCCCAGGACCCTCTAATGCCCTGCCCTCTCCACTGCCCCCAGCTGACAGCTTCTGGCCTTGCTTTTTGGCTTCTGGCCCGGGGGCAGTGGACTGTCCTGACCCCAGTGCTCCAGAGTCAGATTCCAAGCTGTTCTAGCCCATAAATTTCATACACCCACCATACCCCAACTGCAAGTCACCTGCTGTCCTGGCATGTGCACGGGGGGAAACCCTAGCTGGGCTGAATTTACAGCTGATATTTCGCATTTGAACTGTCCTCAAGGGCCAGTTACAAGTGCAAAGATACAGTCTAGGACCTGAGTCAGACCCAACTCTCCTGGGTGCCCACCCTCTCCTGGTCCAAGGAAATGGAACAGAAGGTGAAGGCGCATGGAAGGAGAGAACATTCACTCAGAACTGTACTAATTCTGGAGGAGCTTTGGGAGTTAAGAATCTATAATCTGAGGCACGGTTTTCCAAAGAATCAGGACAAGAATAGAGTTGTTATTGCAGTAAGTTATAAAATGTGAGCCTGGAGGTACATTTGGTCTGCTCATGTTAAAGGTGAgtgaactgaagctcagaaaggctAGTTGGTGGTAAAAATACATCAGCTTTAGAACTTAGGTCTTCTGACCTCTTGTGGTCCTTCTGACAGTCTGTTGGGGAAGGAACATCAGATAACAGATACATCCCTCCACCACTGGTGAAAAGCCCTGACTAGGAACTGGAGGGATCTAAACTGCTTTCCCCCATCCTCGCTAGAAAGGTGACCCCACGCTTCCCTGCAGGTGTCAGCCGACTCCAGCGCGTCCATGAACTCTGGGGTTCTGCTGGTTCGGCCCTCACGTCTCTCCTCCAGTGGAACCCCCATGCTGGCTGGGGTCTCTGAATATGAGCTTCCTGAAGACCCTCGCTGGGAGCTGCCTCGAGACAGGTAATACTCTCTCAGCTTCTGGGAGAGCCCCTGCTTTGATTCTGATGGTGGACATTGTCTGCACTAGGACCTTCAGGGGAGTGAAGGTGCACCGTATGTGTCCAGAAATCATAATTTCCACTTTCTGCTCTCAGTTGGGTCAAATATGGAGAGGTGGAGACAGGATGTCCTCTCAAGGTTTGAACTTCACCAGCCCAACTTATACCATCCTTTGTTTCCCCAAAAGACTGGTTTTAGGCAAACCCCTGGGAGAGGGCTGCTTtgggcaggtggtgctggcggaGGCCATTGGGCTGGACAAGGACAAACCCAACCGTGTGACCAAAGTGGCTGTGAAGATGCTGAAATGTAAGTGATGTTTCTGTCCTTGCAAAAATGGTCCCTTCCCTTTCCAACCAAACTGTGGGCCTCATGCCAAGTATAACACCCTCTCTGGTGCTCTTTCATTGCCCATACCTGCTACATGGCCTGCTTGGGGTTGCCTGGGAGTAGAGGGGCCACTGTGCACCCCGACACTGCCATAATCTCACTTTGTTCCCTGGTGTCAGCCTGGATTGGGGTGAGGTGTTTGTTCTAGATCCCACTGCTAGCTGATTTGCCTTACCAGGTCCTCTGACCCACTCATTACCACGTACAGTGCTCCTACCTTATACACAGTTTCACTttccgtggtttcagttaccGGTGGTCAAGTTTTCAATtgtgtgctgttctgagtagcatgatgaaatcccGCACTGTTCCACTCCATCCCTCCTGGGACTTGAATTACTTATCCATGCTGTATACACCACCGgccctgttagtcacttagtagccatcttggttatcagatcaactgtagTGGTagcacagtgcttgtgttcaaataacccttattttacttaatatggccccaaagcacaagagtagtgatgctggcaattcggatatgccaaagagaccATATagtacttcctttaagtgaaaaagtgaaagttctcaatttaataaggaaaggaaaaaaatcatatgctaagGTTGCAAAGATCTAcagtaagaatgaatcttctagCTGCGAAAttataaagaactaaaaaattcatgctagttttgctgtcacacctcaaatatgtatgtacaggaaaaaacgTACTATATATAGAGTTCAGTACTGTCCATGGTTTCAGGCACCCTCTGGGAGTCTTGGATGTgtcccccacagataagggggactactgtatcaCAAAAACGGCTCTCAtgacaggaaagggaaaataaacttggaagtgaaaatggaggaaagaagcaTATCTGGGAGAAAAGGGACTCCTCGGGCATGGACCTCATCCCTTCTCCCTTAGCCTTTCTCCTGTTGCCCCTCCCTTCCAAAGTAAATGAGTCTCATCTCCTTCTCTGGTTTGTGTGTAAAGCGGATGCAACCGAGAAAGACCTGTCAGACCTGATCTCagaaatggagatgatgaagATGATCGGGAAGCACAAGAACATCATCAACCTGCTGGGGGCCTGCACGCAGGATGGTAGGCACTAAGCCAGACGGGCTTGCCCACCCCATCTGGGTTAGGGTCTCAGATAGGAACTTGGGCCTCCTGCTCAAATAACATAGGAAGACAGTAATGAGTAGGGCTGTCAGTGACCAGTCATCTCTCAGCCACGCTTAGGGAAGTGGGGTAAGAAGAGAGGCAGGTTTAGCAATAGTTGGAATGTATTTCTCAGGGTCTGGGTTGATGCCCATTGGTATTCATCTGAAATACAGGTACCTAGATTCACATACACAGTGTGGATAGGAACAGGTGAGTCATTGTGGTTTAGTTTAGGGCTGTTACCCCCAACTTTGCTCAGGAGCTTTCTGCGCTATGCTGGGGAGAATTATTTCCCTGACTTTCTTTGAGTAGTGGAGTGAGTTTCTCTGGTTCTCTAAAGGGTAAGCTGGGGTTGGGGAACAAATGCGTGGCATGCCTTTGGGGGTGGGGTTTCCTTGGGATGAAGCTAAATCTGCATGCCTGCCTGCCTGATCTGATGGCCTCTTCATCTTCACCTCCCAGGTCCTTTGTATGTCATCGTGGAGTATGCCTCCAAGGGCAACCTACGGGAGTACCTGCAGGCCCGGAGGCCTCCTGGGCTGGAATACTGTTACAACCCCAGCCACAACCCCGAAGAGCAGCTCTCCTCCAAGGACCTGGTATCCTGTGCCTATCAGGTGGCCCGAGGCATGGAATATCTTGCCTCTAAGAAGGTGTGGCACCTGACATTCCCCTGGGTGAAGTCCGGGGTGGCAGCAGAGCCCTCCTCGCTCTCCAGTTTATGGCTTTTAATCCTTTGGTGGAGTCGTTGACATACTGAGCACTGACAACATGTGCTGTCAGATGCTCTCAGGGGACATCAGAGTCAGGAGAGCCAGTGTGACCTATTAGCCGTGGAGTCAGACTGGATTAGGTCCAAATCTGTGTGCTGACACTTTCTGCATAGACTCAGGCGGCTACTTAACATCTTGTATTTCTTCACATGTAAAATGAGTGGGTATGGGAGTGAGATGAAGTTGTGAGAGTAGAAGTACAGTTGTGAGTGCCCAGGACATATTGGCTTTGTGTGAGCCTCAGCCCAGTGTGGACGTGCTGTGCCGAGGGAGCCCTGGCTCCAAAGCACACGCCACACAGACTGCACAGCAGCAGAAGGGTCAGCTTTTCTGGGTGTGGATCCAAAGCTCACAGTTGGGAGGACCAGGAAAGGAGGCAGATATGGAGGGTTCGCTCAAGTAACTGAGAGGTTTGGAGCTACAGGTGTTTGGATGGCTGGGTTTGAAGTGGAGGAGAGGGAACATCCTAGCAGGGAACTAGAATGTTCAGGAGGTAGGATGGTGTGGCAGAAGGCCTGCGAGGGGGAGTGGGCCTGCTGCCAGCTCCAACGTGAATGCTGGAGCACAGGGTGAATCAGATATGCTGATGCACATTTTACAGCTGTTGACCCCTCCCCTGCatcccaccctcctctctcccatctctccctcccccggcatcccctcccctctccccacagtgcATACACCGAGACCTGGCCGCGAGGAATGTCCTGGTGACAGAGGACAATGTGATGAAGATCGCAGATTTTGGCCTAGCTCGGGACATTCACCACATCGACTACTATAAAAAGACAACCAATGTAAGTGCAGACAATGCCACTAGGTGCATGTCCTCTGCCCAGGACTCTGCTCCTCTAGGCTTTCTCCCACTTTGCTGTCTCTGCTGTAACCCAGTGTAGCATGCTTTGCCTGAGAAACGGTGCGGTGGGATGAGCTGAAAATGTGCCCCACCAAGTCCAATCCTGCATGACCCCTACTTGTCTCCTCttgccctgccctgggccaccCCCAGTCTCCCATGTGTTGCTTGCAGGGCCGACTGCCTGTGAAGTGGATGGCACCCGAGGCATTGTTTGACCGGATCTACACCCACCAGAGTGATGTGTGAGTTTGCAATAAGCAGTTACTTGGGATGGAGAATTTCCAGTACAATAGAGTCCTGTATTCTCCTCCGGGTTGATGAGGGTCTCTTTCCATCTCGGAGCGAAAATACAAAACATTGTATGTATCTGTTCACTTTGTTCCCAGAGGTTGAAAGGCTGATCTGTTCTTGAGCTCTGTCCCCTTGTATCCCCCTTGGAATTAAGGATttgtggtgggggagggtgggtcCAGGATGAGTATCTGACATGCTGGTGAAAGAGGGATGGAAAGGTCTCTAGACTGGCCTAGCTCTGTGCCCATAAGACTCAGGGGCTCTATGCTCATTCACAGATGGTCTTTTGGGGTGCTCCTGTGGGAAATCTTCACTCTGGGTGGCTCCCCATATCCTGGCGTGCCTGTGGAGGAGCTTTTCAAGCTGCTGAAGGAAGGTCATCGAATGGACAAGCCCAGTAACTGCACCAACGAGCTGTAAGCATGAGAAGATACCCGAGGTCCTGAGcctggccctgggggagggaTGGGTTTGACAGGTAGAGGAAGAAAGGGGTGTTTGGCTAGATAAAGCAGCCCTTCCTGCTCATTCCTCCCATAGTCCCTCCACCATGAGCTTTTGAATCTATCTGCTTATGTTCCTCCTCCCCAACCTGACAACCCCACCCAGGTACATGATGATGCGGGATTGTTGGCATGCAGTACCCTCTCAGAGACCTACCTTCAAGCAGCTGGTGGAAGACCTGGACCGCATTGTGGCCTTGACCTCCAACCAGGTGAGGCTGTCCAATCCTAGACCTTCAGCAATCATCAGTGGGGTCCATCTCTGTGAGTTAATACTGCCCCAGGGAGGAGAGTGCTGGATCACTGTTCTTTTGTCCTCCTATCACAGGAGTATCTGGACCTGTCAATGCCCCTGGACCAATACTCTCCCAGCTTTCCTGACACCCGAAGCTCTACCTGTTCCTCAGGGGAGGATTCCGTTTTCTCTCATGAGCCGTTGCCTGAGGAGCCCTGTCTGCCCCGACACCCAGCCCAGCTTGCCAATGGCGGACTCAAACGACGCTGACTAGCACCCCAGCACTCTCCCTCCCCAAACTCCATCATCAGCTGTAACCTTCACCCACCACTCTGTGCTGGACTCACTGCCTTCCCCTTTGCCCCTTTCCTGCTGGCAGGAG is a window from the Equus przewalskii isolate Varuska chromosome 28, EquPr2, whole genome shotgun sequence genome containing:
- the FGFR1 gene encoding fibroblast growth factor receptor 1 isoform X7 — translated: MWSWKCLLFWAVLVTATLCTARPAPTLPEQDALPSSEDDDDDDDSSSEEKETDNTKPNRMPVAPYWTSPEKMEKKLHAVPAAKTVKFKCPSSGTPNPTLRWLKNGKEFKPDHRIGGYKVRYATWSIIMDSVVPSDKGNYTCIVENEYGSINHTYQLDVVERSPHRPILQAGLPANKTVALGSNVEFMCKVYSDPQPHIQWLKHIEVNGSKIGPDNLPYVQILKTAGVNTTDKEMEVLHLRNVSFEDAGEYTCLAGNSIGLSHHSAWLTVLEALEERPAVMTSPLYLEIIIYCTGAFLISCMVGSVIIYKMKSGTKKSDFHSQMAVHKLAKSIPLRRQVSADSSASMNSGVLLVRPSRLSSSGTPMLAGVSEYELPEDPRWELPRDRLVLGKPLGEGCFGQVVLAEAIGLDKDKPNRVTKVAVKMLKSDATEKDLSDLISEMEMMKMIGKHKNIINLLGACTQDGPLYVIVEYASKGNLREYLQARRPPGLEYCYNPSHNPEEQLSSKDLVSCAYQVARGMEYLASKKCIHRDLAARNVLVTEDNVMKIADFGLARDIHHIDYYKKTTNGRLPVKWMAPEALFDRIYTHQSDVWSFGVLLWEIFTLGGSPYPGVPVEELFKLLKEGHRMDKPSNCTNELYMMMRDCWHAVPSQRPTFKQLVEDLDRIVALTSNQEYLDLSMPLDQYSPSFPDTRSSTCSSGEDSVFSHEPLPEEPCLPRHPAQLANGGLKRR
- the FGFR1 gene encoding fibroblast growth factor receptor 1 isoform X4, which gives rise to MWSWKCLLFWAVLVTATLCTARPAPTLPEQAQPWGAPVEVESFLVHPGDLLQLRCRLRDDVQSINWLRDGVQLVESNRTRITGEEVEVRDSVPADSGLYACVTSSPSGSDTTYFSVNVSDALPSSEDDDDDDDSSSEEKETDNTKPNPVAPYWTSPEKMEKKLHAVPAAKTVKFKCPSSGTPNPTLRWLKNGKEFKPDHRIGGYKVRYATWSIIMDSVVPSDKGNYTCIVENEYGSINHTYQLDVVERSPHRPILQAGLPANKTVALGSNVEFMCKVYSDPQPHIQWLKHIEVNGSKIGPDNLPYVQILKTAGVNTTDKEMEVLHLRNVSFEDAGEYTCLAGNSIGLSHHSAWLTVLEALEERPAVMTSPLYLEIIIYCTGAFLISCMVGSVIIYKMKSGTKKSDFHSQMAVHKLAKSIPLRRQVSADSSASMNSGVLLVRPSRLSSSGTPMLAGVSEYELPEDPRWELPRDRLVLGKPLGEGCFGQVVLAEAIGLDKDKPNRVTKVAVKMLKSDATEKDLSDLISEMEMMKMIGKHKNIINLLGACTQDGPLYVIVEYASKGNLREYLQARRPPGLEYCYNPSHNPEEQLSSKDLVSCAYQVARGMEYLASKKCIHRDLAARNVLVTEDNVMKIADFGLARDIHHIDYYKKTTNGRLPVKWMAPEALFDRIYTHQSDVWSFGVLLWEIFTLGGSPYPGVPVEELFKLLKEGHRMDKPSNCTNELYMMMRDCWHAVPSQRPTFKQLVEDLDRIVALTSNQEYLDLSMPLDQYSPSFPDTRSSTCSSGEDSVFSHEPLPEEPCLPRHPAQLANGGLKRR
- the FGFR1 gene encoding fibroblast growth factor receptor 1 isoform X5 is translated as MWSWKCLLFWAVLVTATLCTARPAPTLPEQDALPSSEDDDDDDDSSSEEKETDNTKPNRMPVAPYWTSPEKMEKKLHAVPAAKTVKFKCPSSGTPNPTLRWLKNGKEFKPDHRIGGYKVRYATWSIIMDSVVPSDKGNYTCIVENEYGSINHTYQLDVVERSPHRPILQAGLPANKTVALGSNVEFMCKVYSDPQPHIQWLKHIEVNGSKIGPDNLPYVQILKTAGVNTTDKEMEVLHLRNVSFEDAGEYTCLAGNSIGLSHHSAWLTVLEALEERPAVMTSPLYLEIIIYCTGAFLISCMVGSVIIYKMKSGTKKSDFHSQMAVHKLAKSIPLRRQVTVSADSSASMNSGVLLVRPSRLSSSGTPMLAGVSEYELPEDPRWELPRDRLVLGKPLGEGCFGQVVLAEAIGLDKDKPNRVTKVAVKMLKSDATEKDLSDLISEMEMMKMIGKHKNIINLLGACTQDGPLYVIVEYASKGNLREYLQARRPPGLEYCYNPSHNPEEQLSSKDLVSCAYQVARGMEYLASKKCIHRDLAARNVLVTEDNVMKIADFGLARDIHHIDYYKKTTNGRLPVKWMAPEALFDRIYTHQSDVWSFGVLLWEIFTLGGSPYPGVPVEELFKLLKEGHRMDKPSNCTNELYMMMRDCWHAVPSQRPTFKQLVEDLDRIVALTSNQEYLDLSMPLDQYSPSFPDTRSSTCSSGEDSVFSHEPLPEEPCLPRHPAQLANGGLKRR